From Nitrosopumilus zosterae, the proteins below share one genomic window:
- a CDS encoding NOP5/NOP56 family protein, translated as MYSVILTELGISVFNDGKIERAFPFSNPVKEYLLVKNKESKLNELINYLASIQRGVSVSDESLLSILKKFSIDCYLMDASELNNIQATKPQIIVDSGFASNLQDTLGKLREFALGLSSSKVTEVSESPDLHIIQAINSLDEIDKIANGLSSRLREWYGLHFPELDNIIDSINGYAQIVLAGKRESLTKQVFEDAGFPESKVEMLSLISSKSRGGDISDVNLAIVQSIAKQILDFHELRKKLEEHVETAMQEIAPNLSAILGSAVGARILGRAGSLKRLASLPASTIQVLGAEKALFRSLKTGSQPPKHGLLFQHAMVHAAPRWQRGKIARAVAAKAVIAARVDVYGEGLNQTLLEKLNIRVDEIGKKYENPTEKDIRKPQSFRRDGGSFGDRRREGGDRRREGGDRRREGGDRRREGGDRRREGGDRRREGGDRRREGGDRRREGGDRRREGGDRRREGGDRRREGGRINYERTDSNKKRKKFGRR; from the coding sequence ATGTATTCTGTGATATTAACAGAGTTAGGAATCTCAGTTTTCAATGACGGAAAGATTGAAAGAGCATTCCCATTCTCAAACCCAGTTAAAGAATATCTGTTAGTAAAAAACAAGGAATCAAAACTAAATGAATTAATCAACTATCTTGCTTCTATTCAAAGAGGAGTTTCTGTTAGTGATGAATCATTACTTTCAATTTTAAAAAAATTTTCAATTGACTGTTACTTGATGGACGCATCAGAATTAAACAACATTCAAGCAACAAAACCTCAAATTATTGTAGATTCAGGATTTGCTTCGAATTTGCAAGATACGTTAGGTAAACTAAGAGAATTTGCTTTAGGATTATCATCATCAAAAGTTACCGAAGTATCAGAAAGCCCAGATCTTCACATAATTCAAGCAATCAATTCATTAGATGAAATTGATAAAATTGCAAATGGTCTAAGTTCAAGGCTCAGAGAATGGTATGGATTGCATTTCCCAGAATTGGATAACATTATTGATAGTATTAATGGATATGCACAAATCGTTCTTGCTGGAAAACGAGAATCATTAACAAAGCAAGTTTTTGAGGACGCAGGTTTTCCAGAATCAAAAGTAGAAATGCTATCTTTAATTTCATCTAAAAGCAGAGGAGGAGATATCTCAGACGTTAATTTAGCTATAGTGCAATCAATAGCAAAACAAATCTTAGATTTCCACGAGTTACGTAAAAAACTTGAAGAGCATGTTGAAACTGCAATGCAAGAAATTGCACCAAACCTTTCAGCAATTCTTGGAAGTGCAGTTGGTGCCAGAATTTTAGGAAGAGCAGGAAGTCTCAAAAGATTAGCATCGCTTCCTGCCAGTACAATACAAGTTCTAGGAGCTGAGAAAGCATTGTTTAGATCATTAAAGACAGGTTCACAACCACCAAAACACGGACTACTGTTCCAACATGCCATGGTTCATGCTGCTCCTAGATGGCAAAGAGGAAAGATTGCAAGAGCAGTTGCTGCAAAAGCAGTCATTGCTGCCAGAGTTGATGTTTATGGTGAAGGTCTAAATCAGACTTTGCTTGAAAAACTCAACATTAGAGTAGATGAAATAGGCAAAAAATACGAAAATCCAACCGAGAAAGACATCAGAAAACCTCAATCATTTAGACGTGACGGTGGAAGCTTTGGTGATAGAAGAAGAGAAGGTGGTGATAGAAGAAGAGAAGGTGGTGATAGAAGAAGAGAAGGTGGTGATAGAAGAAGAGAAGGTGGTGATAGAAGAAGAGAAGGTGGCGATAGAAGAAGAGAAGGTGGTGATAGAAGAAGAGAAGGTGGCGATAGAAGAAGAGAAGGTGGCGATAGAAGAAGAGAAGGTGGCGATAGAAGAAGAGAAGGTGGCGATAGAAGAAGAGAAGGTGGTAGAATAAATTATGAAAGAACAGATTCAAATAAAAAGAGAAAAAAGTTTGGAAGAAGATAA
- a CDS encoding 30S ribosomal protein S30e produces MATHGSLTKAGKVRGQTPKVEGRKIVGTSSSLRNKSNFKKRFVLGRFPGQNKPGQRRKRR; encoded by the coding sequence ATGGCAACACACGGTTCACTTACCAAAGCAGGTAAAGTAAGAGGACAGACACCAAAAGTTGAAGGGCGAAAAATTGTAGGTACTAGTTCTAGTCTTAGAAACAAAAGTAACTTCAAAAAGCGATTTGTTCTAGGCAGATTCCCTGGTCAGAACAAACCAGGACAAAGAAGAAAGAGACGTTAA
- a CDS encoding dihydroorotate dehydrogenase electron transfer subunit — translation MQRNNNHTTIVTIEKVIDETPTVRTLVFSDDVMSNVLPGQFAMVWIPGVNELPMSVMISKESGKAAFTVRKHGPASTGLFNILEGQQIGIRGPYGNSFDLKEGKLLLVGGGTGLVPMMRLLTFVKPADDVTVLIGAKSKDEVFFEDLANNLLENNPHKVIVSTDDGSYGEKGFVTDLVEKLVSKSHFDGVYVCGPEIMMYKTVQSAHSRKMFVQASLERMMKCGVGICGSCCVGEDLVCRDGTVFDGQHLSTNKEFGHFYRNKAGILENY, via the coding sequence TTGCAAAGAAACAATAATCATACAACAATTGTTACCATTGAAAAAGTAATTGATGAAACACCTACTGTCAGAACTTTAGTTTTTTCTGATGATGTGATGTCCAATGTTCTTCCCGGACAATTTGCAATGGTTTGGATTCCAGGAGTCAATGAATTACCAATGAGTGTGATGATTTCTAAAGAATCTGGAAAAGCAGCATTCACAGTTAGAAAACATGGACCTGCTTCAACTGGTTTGTTTAATATTCTCGAAGGTCAACAAATTGGAATTCGTGGCCCGTATGGAAATTCATTTGATCTAAAAGAAGGAAAACTTTTGTTAGTTGGTGGTGGAACCGGTCTTGTCCCAATGATGCGATTGCTCACTTTTGTAAAACCTGCTGATGATGTTACTGTTTTAATTGGTGCAAAATCTAAAGATGAGGTATTTTTTGAAGACTTGGCAAACAATTTGTTGGAAAATAACCCTCACAAAGTAATTGTCTCAACTGATGACGGAAGTTATGGTGAAAAAGGATTTGTCACTGATTTGGTTGAAAAACTTGTCAGCAAATCTCATTTTGATGGGGTTTATGTATGCGGGCCTGAAATAATGATGTACAAAACCGTACAATCCGCTCATTCTAGGAAAATGTTTGTCCAAGCTAGTCTTGAGAGGATGATGAAATGTGGTGTTGGAATTTGTGGTAGTTGCTGTGTAGGCGAAGATCTGGTATGCCGTGACGGGACTGTCTTTGATGGGCAACACCTCTCAACAAACAAGGAATTTGGTCATTTTTACAGAAATAAGGCTGGGATCTTAGAAAATTATTGA
- a CDS encoding B12-binding domain-containing radical SAM protein, with the protein MGTPKIVLTADRTLMSPYRGLSLATFFGCAPAIDPNRDKNSFWYKILGKQVTPKILFDFICNYIPHTNGVANYAPYGLRKLEAGLLRDGFSRQDVVVAHPDHIEQFIGPQTEVVGTYEMDPLGMGPVTMTFTYGRKQTSYDEFYNTELHHRIKAAKLKTGSKAKVISGASGTWQYNYDPEKIEEFGIYAILEGELGGIAPEIDGHAGRFFNYLINGDFENMDPFRKRSDFKVNIKEFERNGKKIHGRFVNFWDRPELEEIPDIVEPSMHGMVEVMRGCGRGCKFCDVTLRSLRYYSPEKVKREIEVNIKKGGSKSAWIHSDDIFVYGMDPRTAKGMEPNREALEELFTAIMSTGVEHTNPTHGTLAGAIADEKLIPNLSKIIKAGPDNMIGVQAGFETGSLRLIGKYADRKLAPYSPDEWHWVVKEGVKTLNQDYWIPAFTLIMGLDNDETPEDSWETIRLLSELENEQPDSMFTATALTFVPIGLLEKSDFFNIGNEMTPAQLGVLYKTWQHNFKYGIQKFMTKTGSKGPQRYFFNAIARSLGGVPLGAMERYARRKSKEHEKVIELVKAKYW; encoded by the coding sequence ATGGGAACTCCAAAAATTGTATTAACTGCAGATAGAACCCTGATGTCTCCTTATAGGGGATTGTCGCTTGCAACATTTTTTGGTTGTGCGCCAGCTATTGACCCAAACCGCGATAAAAACAGCTTTTGGTATAAAATTCTTGGAAAACAGGTAACTCCCAAAATACTCTTTGATTTTATTTGTAATTATATTCCTCATACAAATGGTGTTGCAAACTATGCCCCATATGGCTTGAGAAAATTAGAAGCTGGTTTGCTTCGAGATGGATTTAGCAGACAGGATGTAGTAGTTGCCCATCCTGATCATATTGAACAATTTATTGGTCCTCAAACAGAAGTTGTCGGAACATATGAGATGGATCCTCTTGGAATGGGTCCTGTAACTATGACATTTACTTATGGCAGAAAACAAACATCTTATGATGAATTTTACAATACTGAACTACATCATAGAATCAAAGCTGCTAAATTAAAAACTGGAAGTAAGGCCAAAGTAATTTCTGGTGCATCTGGAACTTGGCAATACAATTATGATCCAGAAAAAATCGAGGAATTTGGAATTTATGCAATTCTGGAAGGGGAATTGGGTGGGATTGCACCTGAAATTGATGGACATGCTGGACGATTCTTCAACTATTTGATAAATGGTGACTTTGAAAACATGGATCCTTTCAGAAAGAGAAGTGACTTTAAAGTTAACATAAAAGAATTTGAAAGAAACGGAAAAAAAATCCATGGACGTTTTGTTAATTTCTGGGATAGACCCGAACTTGAAGAAATTCCTGACATTGTGGAACCAAGTATGCATGGAATGGTTGAGGTAATGCGTGGTTGTGGCAGGGGTTGCAAGTTCTGTGATGTTACATTAAGATCATTGAGATATTATTCTCCTGAAAAAGTCAAAAGAGAAATTGAAGTTAACATAAAGAAGGGTGGTTCTAAATCTGCATGGATTCACAGTGATGATATTTTTGTTTATGGTATGGATCCTCGAACTGCGAAAGGGATGGAACCAAACAGAGAAGCACTAGAAGAATTGTTCACTGCAATCATGTCAACAGGGGTTGAACACACAAACCCAACTCACGGAACTCTTGCTGGAGCTATTGCTGATGAAAAATTAATTCCTAATCTCTCTAAAATCATCAAAGCAGGTCCTGATAACATGATTGGTGTTCAAGCTGGATTTGAAACTGGCAGTCTTAGATTAATCGGTAAATATGCTGATAGAAAACTTGCACCATATTCTCCTGACGAATGGCATTGGGTTGTCAAAGAAGGCGTCAAGACATTAAATCAAGACTATTGGATTCCTGCATTTACCTTGATTATGGGTCTTGATAATGATGAAACGCCTGAAGATTCTTGGGAGACTATACGTTTACTTAGTGAATTGGAAAATGAACAACCTGATTCTATGTTTACAGCTACTGCATTAACATTCGTTCCTATTGGATTGCTAGAAAAATCTGATTTCTTTAACATTGGAAATGAGATGACTCCTGCTCAACTAGGCGTGCTTTACAAAACTTGGCAACACAATTTCAAATATGGCATTCAGAAATTTATGACCAAGACTGGCTCTAAAGGCCCTCAAAGATACTTCTTTAATGCCATAGCAAGATCTCTTGGCGGTGTTCCTCTTGGTGCAATGGAGAGATATGCTAGAAGAAAGAGCAAGGAACACGAAAAAGTCATTGAGCTTGTCAAAGCCAAGTATTGGTAG
- a CDS encoding dihydroorotate dehydrogenase, with the protein MELSLATSIGQIQLDRPVMLASGILGISLDVFNRLYRSGVGAVVTKSLSTEPWEGYPNPTIFSVKGGGWINAVGLSNPGATNFAKMIEPNQDVPIVVSLVGSIPEDFEMMIKQFENCKVTAYELNLSCPHVAKVGLEVGDDPELVKKIVTTAKNTTDVPIIAKVGLGTTHYLNTVSAAIDSGIDAITAINTVRAMAIDVETQRPILSNKFGGLSGTPIKPIALRCVYEISSKHDIPIIGCGGISTWEDAVEFFLAGASAIQLGSAVGDNWIDVFNDINNGILQYMKRKNYSSIKEMVGLAKKQ; encoded by the coding sequence GTGGAACTCAGTCTAGCAACTTCCATAGGTCAAATTCAATTAGATAGGCCTGTGATGCTAGCGTCTGGAATTCTGGGCATATCTTTGGATGTTTTTAATCGATTGTATCGTTCCGGCGTAGGTGCTGTTGTAACTAAATCTCTTAGTACAGAACCCTGGGAAGGCTATCCCAATCCGACTATCTTTAGTGTAAAGGGCGGAGGATGGATAAATGCAGTAGGCCTCTCAAATCCTGGAGCTACTAATTTTGCAAAAATGATTGAGCCTAATCAGGATGTTCCAATAGTTGTGAGTTTGGTGGGTTCAATTCCGGAAGATTTTGAAATGATGATTAAACAATTTGAAAATTGTAAAGTTACGGCATATGAGCTGAATCTGTCCTGTCCACATGTGGCCAAAGTCGGTTTAGAAGTTGGCGATGATCCTGAATTAGTTAAAAAAATTGTGACTACTGCAAAAAATACCACTGATGTTCCAATAATAGCAAAAGTTGGTTTAGGAACTACTCATTATCTTAACACTGTAAGTGCAGCAATAGATTCTGGAATTGATGCAATCACTGCAATCAATACTGTTAGAGCAATGGCAATAGATGTTGAAACTCAACGACCAATTCTCAGTAATAAATTTGGAGGGTTATCTGGGACTCCAATCAAACCAATTGCATTGAGGTGTGTCTATGAAATTTCTTCAAAACATGACATCCCAATAATTGGGTGTGGCGGTATATCTACATGGGAGGATGCAGTTGAATTCTTTTTAGCAGGCGCTTCTGCAATTCAACTTGGTAGTGCGGTAGGAGATAATTGGATTGATGTTTTCAATGATATCAATAATGGAATATTGCAGTACATGAAAAGAAAAAACTATTCTTCAATAAAGGAAATGGTGGGTCTTGCAAAGAAACAATAA